One window from the genome of Leucoraja erinacea ecotype New England chromosome 16, Leri_hhj_1, whole genome shotgun sequence encodes:
- the LOC129704521 gene encoding forkhead box protein E3-like has protein sequence MASVNVDTKAAFFRPFADSETLGHEGPAGDGDLLPTCPSLPFVAEAETPKAKGTAYWKNESEDRCYQEPAENPVEGDITDPVTGEEVLHEKPGQEQKPAMSYIALIAKAILTSPSKRLNLGSIYKYIEETFPYYKGRGQGWRNSVRHNLSLNECFIKAGRCEDGKGNYWSIHPSNLDDFSKGDFRQRRRCRRRGRSKELETKLAGPFPSCPFPVEPLALSSLYSPYTEQERRAYRLDEVLYRQYITNPFWRWYHGCRNPGAESDTGLVLPTAPGPGPQWQQSLMESASAPNFFKAADN, from the coding sequence ATGGCATCGGTAAACGTGGACACCAAGGCCGCATTCTTTAGACCGTTTGCTGACTCGGAGACACTGGGACATGAGGGACCCGCTGGAGATGGAGACCTCCTTCCTACCTGCCCCTCGCTACCGTTCGTGGCCGAGGCTGAGACGCCCAAAGCCAAGGGGACAGCGTACTGGAAGAACGAGTCAGAGGACAGGTGCTACCAGGAGCCTGCAGAGAATCCCGTTGAGGGGGACATCACCGACCCGGTCACGGGGGAAGAGGTCCTGCATGAAAAGCCAGGCCAGGAGCAGAAACCAGCAATGTCCTACATCGCTCTGATCGCCAAGGCCATTCTAACCTCTCCCAGCAAGAGGCTGAATCTTGGCTCCATTTACAAATACATTGAAGAGACGTTTCCTTATTACAAAGGTCGTGGCCAGGGCTGGAGAAACAGCGTTCGCcacaacctctctctcaatgagTGTTTTATTAAAGCCGGGAGGTGCGAGGACGGGAAAGGCAACTACTGGAGCATTCATCCCTCCAACCTGGATGATTTCTCCAAAGGAGACTTCAGGCAGCGGCGGAGGTGCCGGAGGAGGGGTCGAAGTAAGGAGCTGGAAACCAAATTGGCCGGGCCTTTCCCGAGCTGCCCATTCCCGGTGGAGCCCCTAGCCCTGAGCTCGCTGTACTCGCCGTACACTGAGCAGGAGCGCAGGGCGTACCGACTGGACGAGGTGCTCTACAGACAGTACATCACCAACCCCTTCTGGCGGTGGTATCACGGCTGCAGGAACCCGGGGGCTGAGAGTGATACCGGCCTGGTGTTGCCAACTGCCCCGGGCCCGGGGCCACAGTGGCAGCAGAGTTTAATGGAGAGCGCCTCCGCTCCAAACTTCTTCAAAGCTGCCGACAACTGA